In Cryptomeria japonica chromosome 10, Sugi_1.0, whole genome shotgun sequence, a genomic segment contains:
- the LOC131036030 gene encoding RNA polymerase II C-terminal domain phosphatase-like 1: MGNEKISSILYHGDTCMGEVCIYPHDEEASLMDMIVKEIHISHFSCPSKRCSPLVVLHSIASTGFCFKMEPNGQQSQNDSLNLINLYNACLQEAKTAIVALGGNELHLVAMPSGNSQKHVPCFWGFNVVGGLYAACLGMLNLRCLAVVFDLDETLLVANTLRSLQDRIEALKWRISGEIDPKLVAGMSTEIRRYQDDQKVLKQFVENDHIYYNGKLIKAQSEIVPAPSEDHPPLVRPIIRLCEQRIILTRIDPTNRDTSILVRMRPSWEELRNYLTADGRKRFEVFVCTMSEKEYALEMWRLLDPEASLISPKDLHNRVVCVKPGFRKFLLKVFHHGICHPKLAMVIDDRLNVWEDTDQSRVHVVPAFAPYSVQMVERCNPDPVLLIVRDVICKIRIGFFSDFDKGLLKRMAHVLYETDVKKLPAVPDVSKYFLTENKENANNNLYLPVPNGMRNSEVEAKLNLRDQNLLPNSDPSCDLTENRDVISLMQPLQQAQEISTLPSSTHPQQCDKAIKNSYGILPVDSSDSQGVYSEPSNSDSPAREEGEISESEMYLNTKWQNLILQHGQDPVQCDIKASEAPLLWSMKQSKLPPNQHPVRLAAKGKLFSQLTKASQGIALDSGRSFDVCSVTNNSFYCSLDNHLQSNICKSKRPPTYKIKTPLHKKHFRGHDKHKHKPGVNHITKKPIHIDPDVS; the protein is encoded by the coding sequence ATGGGTAATGAAAAGATCAGTTCTATCCTTTATCACGGAGATACTTGCATGGGGGAAGTGTGCATTTATCCTCACGATGAGGAGGCCTCTTTGATGGACATGATCGTTAAGGAGATTCATATCTCTCATTTTTCCTGCCCAAGCAAAAGGTGTTCCCCACTGGTCGTGTTACATTCCATTGCTTCAACTGGGTTCTGTTTCAAAATGGAGCCAAATGGGCAACAGTCCCAAAATGATagcttaaatttaattaatctcTATAATGCATGTCTACAAGAAGCAAAGACTGCCATTGTAGCGCTTGGAGGGAATGAGCTACATTTGGTAGCCATGCCATCTGGGAATAGCCAGAAACATGTGCCATGCTTTTGGGGATTTAATGTAGTTGGAGGACTTTATGCTGCTTGTCTTGGAATGTTGAACCTTAGATGCTTAGCAGTTGTTTTTGATTTAGATGAAACACTTCTTGTTGCCAATACATTGCGCTCTTTGCAAGATCGTATTGAGGCTCTTAAGTGGAGGATATCGGGAGAGATTGATCCCAAGCTTGTGGCTGGAATGTCAACAGAGATAAGGAGATATCAAGATGACCAGAAAGTCTTGAAGCAGTTTGTTGAGAATGATCATATTTATTACAATGGGAAGTTGATCAAGGCTCAGTCTGAGATTGTGCCAGCTCCATCTGAAGACCATCCTCCTCTTGTACGGCCAATTATAAGATTGTGTGAACAGAGAATTATATTAACACGCATTGATCCCACTAATCGAGATACTAGTATCCTTGTTAGGATGCGGCCATCTTGGGAAGAATTAAGAAATTATCTAACTGCTGATGGGCGTAAGCGGTTTGAGGTTTTTGTTTGCACAATGTCAGAAAAAGAATATGCTTTGGAGATGTGGAGACTTCTTGATCCCGAGGCAAGCTTAATTAGTCCTAAGGATCTCCACAATCGTGTTGTTTGTGTCAAGCCAGGTTTTAGAAAGTTTTTACTGAAAGTATTTCATCATGGAATTTGTCATCCCAAGTTGGCGATGGTAATTGATGATCGATTGAATGTCTGGGAGGATACAGATCAATCTCGAGTGCATGTTGTTCCAGCTTTCGCACCGTACAGTGTTCAAATGGTAGAGAGATGTAATCCTGATCCAGTATTGCTTATTGTAAGAGATGTAATTTGCAAAATCAGAATTGGTTTTTTCAGCGATTTTGATAAGGGCCTATTAAAAAGGATGGCTCATGTATTGTATGAAACAGATGTGAAAAAGCTGCCAGCAGTTCCTGATGTGAGCAAATACTTCttaacagaaaacaaagaaaatgcaAATAACAATCTCTACTTACCTGTACCGAATGGCATGAGAAACTCTGAGGTTGAAGCTAAATTAAATTTGCGAGATCAAAATTTACTTCCAAATAGTGACCCTTCCTGTGATCTCACAGAAAATCGAGATGTAATTTCTTTAATGCAACCTCTGCAGCAGGCACAAGAGATTTCTACCCTTCCATCCAGCACTCATCCTCAACAATGCGATAAGGCTATCAAAAATTCTTATGGAATTTTACCTGTAGATTCTTCCGATTCTCAAGGAGTTTATTCAGAACCAAGTAACAGTGACTCCCCTGCTAGAGAGGAGGGTGAGATCTCCGAATCTGAAATGTATCTCAACACTAAGTGGCAGAACCTGATTTTACAGCATGGCCAAGACCCTGTGCAGTGTGACATCAAAGCTTCTGAGGCTCCTTTGTTGTGGTCTATGAAACAAAGTAAACTTCCACCAAATCAGCATCCTGTTAGATTGGCAGCAAAAGGAAAGCTATTTTCCCAGCTTACAAAAGCATCACAAGGAATTGCTCTTGACTCTGGTCGATCATTTGATGTGTGTTCTGTGACGAACAATTCTTTTTACTGTAGCCTAGACAATCATTTGCAATCTAATATTTGCAAATCTAAGAGGCCACCAACTTACAAAATTAAGACGCCACTCCATAAAAAGCATTTTCGTGGGCATGACAAACACAAGCATAAGCCTGGGGTGAATCATATAACAAAGAAGCCAATACATATTGATCCTGATGTGAGTTGA